Proteins from one Streptosporangium becharense genomic window:
- a CDS encoding ALQxL family class IV lanthipeptide codes for MELDLNALDMLPAEEAQLKYCEFTCGETTKNCRRSTTQF; via the coding sequence ATGGAGCTCGACCTCAACGCTCTGGACATGCTTCCCGCTGAGGAGGCTCAGCTGAAGTACTGCGAGTTCACCTGTGGCGAGACCACGAAGAACTGCCGTCGCAGCACCACCCAGTTCTAA
- a CDS encoding ALQxL family class IV lanthipeptide, which produces MELDLNALDMLPAEEAQLKYCEFTCGEFTRNCRRSTTQF; this is translated from the coding sequence ATGGAGCTCGACCTCAACGCTCTGGACATGCTTCCCGCTGAGGAGGCTCAGCTGAAGTACTGCGAGTTCACCTGTGGCGAGTTCACGAGGAACTGCCGTCGCAGCACCACCCAGTTCTAG